The window GAAACGTGGCTgagggaggcactgggagcagtggggcaCCTGTGGCAGGCAGCACCTCACAACTGTTGTCCCTCCCTGATAACTCAGCCCTTAGGAAAGAACCCCCAACTCTTAGGAAATTAACAGTCCAAAAAGTCAATCAGGGAAGTTTAGGGAGCGTGGAGAAGTTGGCAGATTTATGAGCCTGGGAAGTTTTTAGGCATTTCTTTTGGAAGTTTACAGAGCAGTAAGGGCACCAGAGAGGGTCTCTGAGGTAGCAAACTGAGGAAGGGACCCCAGTGAGAGCTGTCATGTGTGAAATGGCTGGAGATGGAGGGTCCTGCCTGGTGTCCCCACCACGCAGAGGGACAGCATCCCCTCGGGTCCCTGTGGTGCTCACCTGGACTCCAAGCAGAACACAACCATCTGAACTCTTTTATTTTGATAGGCAGCTCATTTTCCCATTAAATAATTCCAGAAACTAGGCATGGCTGGGATGTGCAACAGCAGCTTGCTGAGTCTTGGAAAGACTCAGGAGAAACTGGTTCAGGGCATATTCAGTCCCAGTTCAGTGCTTGCAGTAATggctgagagagaaaaagaattcaAAGAACTTGTCTGAAGACAAAGTAGCTGCAAATAGACACTTAAAAACCATCTCAGAAAGGGGTAATTACCAGAACCACTGAGTGTTCCAGCAGGCTGAGTTTTCTAGTAGTGCCCTGCACATATTATTAGTGACAGCACAGAGGAATGTGAGCAGTATCACAAGGTAACATGGATTCATTCCAAGGGATGACTCCAAAGtcctgaaattaatttctgccaAGTCTGTCTCAGCAAGCAGAACCtgtttttgtctcttttcaTGGTCCCTGTAGGACACAAAGCTGTCCTGTCATACCCCAGCAAGCTCTGGGGCTCACAGGGCATCCCATGGAGTTGCTCAGCCATCCCAGTTCCGTGCCTGGTGGAGCATTTCCCAACTAAATGCTACCCTACAACTGCACTCCCCAATTTACTGCTCAGTGGGGATGTGTGCAATGACCAAAAAAcccattttctcttctttaaacCACCAGCAGAGGCACCAGGTCAGAGCTCTGAGAGCCGTAAGGATTTTGGCCCCGATCCAGCACAGGCTGTTACTGTCActggatttggggacattgtgCACAGGGCCCAGGCAAGGACTGTGACATGCCAAAGAGGTGAGAGCGACACTGCTGAGTGCGGGGGGATGAAGCCAGCCTGGGGTTGTTTGccaaaaggaaagcagcaagtGTGGGTGACATTCCCAGAGGTTCAGGTCAGTCTCAATCTGCCAGGCTAATGACTGAATTTATCTGActgaatttggttttttttccaatcttCCCAGGTTCCTGCAAGAATGAACTCTAGCAGAGTGCCTCGGGACCTGGAGCAAGCTGAGTGCATCCACAGCTCTTATCTCTTatcccaggctggggatgaagcCACACCATCACAGGAAGGCACAGGGtggcaggagaaggcaggagaaGGCTGGGCTCCCATCAGCATCTCCATCattctctcttccagctcaccCCACCAAAGGCCATGCAGTTCCTTCCAAACTGGACTCTgagccctctccctgctggagaggcagcaaATAAATGCCTTACCTCGTGCCATGAGTGCCTGGctgtgtgtcacctgggggGTGTTTAGCTGCCCCTGGCCTTTGCTCTGCATTATTCTGGGGTaacagctcccagggctggctgtggagcacagagctggcccaggcagggcagctgcctCTCCACACTCCCTGTGCTTGCTGTCACAGGGAGAAGGTGGGGACAagtccctgcagccccaagcCAGGTGTCACAGCAGGGGACAGGTGCCTCTGGTGCCTGCAAAGCCAGGTACAGGAgtgagtgcccatccctgcagctcccattCTGCTCTCCAGGAGCCCTGGAGGTGGGATGGTGCCTCACCAGTGAGGCTGGGTGAAGCACAGCCCTCCtgcctggggggcacagggtgggaaCAAGgaccccccctgcccctccacCACCAAACCCACCCCCTGCAAGAGCTCAGGGCTCAGCACCCAACAtcctcctccctcagcccccACACAAGACAAGGAGGCTCCTTTATTTAAATAACCAAAggtgtaatttctttttttttttttttggttgattttttttgtaaagcagATAACATTCTCAGCCCAATTAAAAGTGAACAGCAGACAACTGCACATAGAGGCactgctccctcctcccaggAGGAGTCAGACATGGTTCCTCTCCCCAGGAGCCCTCCTGGGTTGTCCCTCCATGACAGCCCTTTATCTGCCACTCTCACAAAGTGCTGGTTTGGTTCCCATCCTCCCACCCCGACCCTTCCCATCCCCTGAGTCTGTACTGTAAGGCCCCTCCAGTGAAGcccctggcagcaccagcttGGCCCAAGGGCTCCTTCCACGGagctccctgcctttcccagctgagGCCAGATAAACACAACTCCCCCAGcgcaggctgcaggagctgggtgtgctggTTACCTGAGTAGCCCCAGCTGGCTTATCCCAAGGTCCCCTGTGTCATGAACAGGAGAGCTAAAGCTAAGGAACCATGGACCTGACCCAGCTCCCAAGGGCATCAACATTCCACAGCTCCCGGTGAGGGATCCAGGAGCTCTGTTGGTCCATCACCCCAAGGCACAGGGGAACCCCTTTTATCTGACTGGAAAAGCGGTTTGTATCCCCTGAAGGGGGAGCTGAAGTTTCCCaagcctccccagccccattcccgcTGCAGCTCACCCACCCTGTGGCTCTGCCGGGGTTTTACAggccctggagagcagcagctccgcCCCGCAGATCAGCAGAGACGCGGGACAGGCACCATCTTTCGGCCAGTGCTGCCCATGACAAGTGACAAACCGAGCGCGACAGAGCCCTTTGCCTCCATAAGGAGCACTGCAGGGATGTGACCAGGCTGAGCCACCACCAGGGTCgggagctggcagcagttcCCAACGTGATGCTGTTGTGACACAAGGGTATCTCAAGGGGACAGGCCTGTGTGTCCCACTGGTGGGTGGGAGTGCTCTGGGGCGTCCAGGGAGGACACCACACTCCTAGCACTGCTGAAAAGCCAAAATCTGGATTTTCACCCCAGTTCTCAGCCCTGTTTGAGCATCAAGGTTGTGCTGATACAAACTGCTGCCTGGTGGTTTCCACCTGGGACATCACAGGGCCACCTCATGAGCTGAGCCTGCAGGAACACAGGTGCAGGGACAGTCACACGAGGCAGAGCTCAGGCTCAGGCAGGTTTTTGCTGTCACCCCAAGCTAGCTGCAAGAGCTGGGGGAATTCACCTCTCTAGTCATTGAGCCCTTTGGTAGCACAAGTTTGATGCCtgagaaattcagaaaaagGAGATATATCAAAGTGAGAAAACGAACCCATAAGAGAAATCCACTCAGAAGGGAACCTTAGCGCTGgcttgacaccctgtgtgtGCCAGTCTGTGGTGCTCCCAAGAGTTAGAAATCactgcagaggagaagaagaTCCTTCAGTATTTGGCAAGAACAGACAGGTCCCTTCAGCCACCACCACACGGTGACACCACTGGAGAAGGCTCTAGGATGAGTCCTTTGCCTCGCCTGGATGGCCTGACAGCCTGAAGAGAGTCTCCCTCATGGTGTTGAAGCATCTGTCAGAGAGGTCGGTGACATCGTCTGACGTCAGCCCTTTGGTCTCTATTGGAGGCAGAACCTCAACCTTGATTTTCCCTGGGGACAAGAGAAGAGCCTGTGAGAAACCCACACACCACAGGAGCTCTGTTCTCTGCGCTGTTCCCCACCCtggacagccccagcacagccctcaatCCCTCACAGGGCTTCAGgcatccagccctggagcacaggcagAGTTAGATCCCAGCTCCAACAGCTGTGCCACCCAGAATAATCCCCCTGTGCCCCAAACTGCCatcccagccagagcctgctcagaGCAAGAGGTGGCAAccaatttttaatgaaaacatccCTCGGTGTATTTAATTACAGCCCTTCCTGAGTTAACCCAGCCCATGCTCTGGTGCCAAGTGCTTTGAACTGCCTCCAAACATCTCCCAGCAGGGTTCCTACTGTtcaccccagctctgcttccctcccACACCCTTGTGAGCCAGATCTCCACACAGGACAACAGCAACCCTGTCTCCAAGTGACTCTTTGTTACCTGATGTAAACAGTTTTGTCTTTGGGTTGTAGAAAGTGGTGAAGGAGGAATACACCACAGGGATCACTGGGACcttggagaagggaagaaaaagaggagtTACTGGCActtcagcagctcagggcaggccAGAGACAGGCAGCAAATCCCACGCTGCAGAGCTGACCTGGCCTGGCTCTCAGACAtacagggcacacacagccccacaAGCAAAACCCACTTCCAAAGGGTAGAACAATCAGCAGTCAAATGGAATCAAAACCACTCCCCAAAGACTCAAGGCACAGGGATACTCAAGGAACCAGGGCCAagttccagcccagcctcagctcagcacaggcttTTAGGGCTCCTGGACCCAAGTGAGGCTCCCAACCCCAGGTCCTGCAATCAAACACTGCAGGCTGCCTGTTGTGACAGGCCTTGCCTGCTGTACAGGCACGTGTCTGGGGCAGGGTGGCTGCTCTGCTTTCAGTTTCTAAGAAAGGAGTCACCAGTTGTTATCAATTGCTCCTGAGGAAGCTTCAGACAGACACAGGGCCaggagggcaggcagagctgttgtTCCAGTGCTGGTAACAAAGCCAGGATCTACAGCTGGTGACTCAGGGGGGTGTAGCAGAGGCGGGGACCAGTTCCATGTCATTctttcctccagcagctgccaggctctgccttgGCTGCATCACCCAGGCAGGAATGGGTATGGTACAACACAGGCTACACCCTGGGCTCGGCCAAATGAACCCAGTCAGAGAACTGGcatctcttccctttcccaaaatccctgctgtAACACCTCTCCCAGGGAAACCAGCTTCCCCTGAGGCCTCGAGTCATCCCAGTTTCTGGCACACTGCCCCAGACTGTGCCCAGGCAAACACCCTGCTCCTGAGACAGCTCTGGCTGGCTGAAGCTGTTTGCCTGCTCCCCCACTAACTGCTCATGGATGCTGTCATTTGGGAGAGAAAAGACGTATCAAGAGCTGCCATATGGCtgccagggaggcagcagctaTTTTCACACAGAGCAAGCCCAGATGTTGCACTAAAGCACAAGAATTAACAATCCTGAATCATCACTACACGATTGTGACCTGGGAGATTGAGAAATGAAGCTTCCCCAGGAAAGAACCCACTGGGCTCCCTGCCAGGAgtgagctctgggctgcagccatGCCCACAGGAATCCCTGGGCACTGGCATTGCCCTGCCATGCTGCCAGGACAGCCTGGAGATTGGGATCAAGTGTGCCTGTCCCTCACAGTCCTCCCTCCAGAGGGGACACCAGGACTGAGGCAGGCAGGAGTGAGGACAGGGCAATTCTCCACTGTCTACAGCCACTCATGCCCAGGGTCAGCTCCTTCCCAGAGGGGATGGAAAAGGcccttggctgctgcagggcagcacttCTGACACCAGTGGTTTACCTGAGGAGGTGTTacctgggagcacagctcatCTGAGAGCAAACGAACCACACACTGCATGACCAGTGTGCAGTGCCACTGCAAAAGCACTCAGGGTTCCCATGCAGGGCCAAAGCACTGTTACCTGTGCCTGGACAGCGAGGTGAAATGCTCCTTTCTTGAATGGCAGCAAATCCCCAGTGCAGTTCCTCGTGCCCTCTGGATATACCCACACCTTCACCTGCACATGGAGAGACAAGGCTCTGCTCCAGAAACCCACTTGCTGTGGTGGGAGacaccagccagctctgccaagctgagccaggagcaggaatgccACAATGCCCCCATGCCACCCTACCCAGCTCCACAGTGACACTCACATTCTCAGCCACCATAGTCTTGGCCACCTCTGACATCACCATCTTGGCACTGCTGGTGCTCTTCCTGTTGATGAAGATGACGCCACCGAGGTACATGATGAGCCCCACGCTGCCCATGTACATCAGCTCCTTCTTGCCCACCTGGACACAGTTGTCGGGCAGGACCTCCATCAGCCCTAATGGGATGGCAGAGGGCAAGACCCAGCAGTCACCcctgggacaaggacaggacaaggacaggggCACCAGGGACAGTCACCAGGGACACCTTGCTTCTCTCCTGGCTTCTGAGAGCAGGaggcctggcacacagcagagTTAGTGGggcagggtggctgcaggtgacagcaggacaCCCTTGGAGGCAGCTGATTCCCTAGCCCCAGGGAGTCCA is drawn from Haemorhous mexicanus isolate bHaeMex1 chromosome 21, bHaeMex1.pri, whole genome shotgun sequence and contains these coding sequences:
- the AGPAT2 gene encoding 1-acyl-sn-glycerol-3-phosphate acyltransferase beta, which translates into the protein MEMGWLLWGTAVLLLLHVLMELSPTVNFALRISFYCVLCLLASALAAVACLLVNGGRTVKNMRIIKAVVRTFKYFFNLRFEVKGLENFKVEGPAVVVSNHQSVLDMMGLMEVLPDNCVQVGKKELMYMGSVGLIMYLGGVIFINRKSTSSAKMVMSEVAKTMVAENVKVWVYPEGTRNCTGDLLPFKKGAFHLAVQAQVPVIPVVYSSFTTFYNPKTKLFTSGKIKVEVLPPIETKGLTSDDVTDLSDRCFNTMRETLFRLSGHPGEAKDSS